In Streptomyces sclerotialus, one genomic interval encodes:
- a CDS encoding asparaginase, translated as MLAEVVRSGFVEGVHRGSLVVLAADGSVDLALGDVAGPVFPRSTNKPMQAAAILRAGLDLSGERLALAAASHSGESFHLDLVQKMLAEHDLTPEQLQTPPDLPLDPTEAENYLAAGKVRDPLTMNCSGKHTAMLAVCAANGWPLANYLDPAHPLQQLVLAAVQEASGEEVAHVGTDGCGAPLMSLSLTGLARAYRHFVLAAPGTPERRIADAMRAHPEYVAGTRRPDTWLMREIPGVLSKMGAEAVQALALPDGRALAFKVDDGATRTLGPILARTLRLMGIDAPVLDRIADVPLLGGAERVGEIRAAAF; from the coding sequence GTGCTCGCCGAGGTCGTCCGTTCCGGCTTCGTCGAGGGCGTGCACCGCGGTTCGCTGGTCGTACTGGCCGCGGACGGCAGCGTGGACCTGGCGCTCGGTGACGTGGCCGGGCCGGTCTTCCCGCGCTCCACGAACAAGCCGATGCAGGCCGCCGCGATCCTCCGCGCGGGCCTGGACCTCTCCGGCGAGCGCCTGGCCCTGGCCGCCGCCAGCCACTCCGGAGAATCCTTTCACCTCGACCTCGTGCAGAAGATGCTCGCCGAGCACGACCTCACCCCCGAGCAGCTGCAGACCCCGCCCGACCTGCCGCTCGACCCCACCGAGGCGGAGAACTACCTGGCCGCCGGCAAGGTCCGCGACCCGCTGACCATGAACTGCTCCGGCAAGCACACCGCGATGCTCGCCGTCTGCGCAGCGAACGGCTGGCCGCTGGCGAACTACCTCGACCCCGCCCACCCGCTCCAGCAGCTGGTCCTGGCGGCCGTGCAGGAGGCGAGCGGCGAGGAGGTGGCCCACGTCGGCACCGACGGCTGCGGCGCGCCCCTGATGTCGCTCTCACTGACCGGCCTGGCCCGCGCGTACCGGCACTTCGTGCTGGCGGCGCCCGGCACCCCCGAGCGCCGGATCGCGGACGCGATGCGCGCCCACCCGGAGTACGTCGCCGGCACCCGCCGACCCGACACCTGGCTGATGCGGGAGATCCCCGGCGTGCTGTCCAAGATGGGTGCCGAGGCCGTACAGGCACTGGCCCTGCCCGACGGCCGCGCGCTCGCCTTCAAGGTCGACGACGGCGCGACCCGCACGCTCGGCCCGATCCTGGCCCGCACGCTGCGCCTGATGGGCATCGACGCCCCGGTACTCGACCGGATAGCCGACGTCCCGCTGCTGGGCGGCGCCGAGCGCGTGGGCGAAATCCGAGCGGCGGCCTTCTGA
- a CDS encoding putative leader peptide, producing the protein MQSLMSRSRTRGQADLTKRRAVDLCRVAAMLCRSV; encoded by the coding sequence ATGCAGAGCCTGATGAGCCGTTCCCGTACGCGGGGACAGGCGGATCTCACGAAGCGGCGGGCAGTCGACCTGTGCCGCGTCGCCGCCATGCTCTGTCGCTCCGTCTGA
- the ygfZ gene encoding CAF17-like 4Fe-4S cluster assembly/insertion protein YgfZ: MKSPLLSLPGAVPAEAPDEGVAAHYGDLFREQRALADGAGFVDLSHRGVVTVSGPERLSWLHLLLTQHVSELAPGHATEALILSANGHIEHALYLVDDGETTWLHTEPGTQEALIAYLESMKFFYRVEVADRTDDLAVVHLPAGSITETPQDAAAVRETPHGRDLFLPRASLEDFAAAHGPAIGVLALEALRVEAHRPRLGLETDHRTIPHELGWIGTAVHLQKGCYRGQETVARVHNLGKPPRRLVFLHLDGSEVKLPGHGAPVRLAADGPEGRQVGFVTTSARHHELGPIALALVKRNVKADAELLADTTAAAQEVVVEP; the protein is encoded by the coding sequence ATGAAGAGCCCCTTGCTGTCGCTCCCCGGTGCCGTCCCCGCCGAGGCCCCCGACGAAGGCGTCGCCGCGCACTACGGCGACCTCTTCCGTGAGCAACGCGCCCTCGCCGACGGCGCGGGCTTCGTGGATCTCTCGCACCGCGGCGTGGTCACCGTCTCCGGTCCCGAACGGCTGAGCTGGCTGCACCTGCTGCTCACCCAGCACGTCAGCGAGCTCGCGCCGGGCCACGCCACCGAGGCGCTGATCCTCTCCGCCAACGGTCACATCGAGCACGCGCTCTACCTCGTCGACGACGGGGAGACGACGTGGCTGCACACCGAGCCCGGCACCCAGGAAGCGCTGATCGCATACCTGGAGAGCATGAAGTTCTTCTACCGGGTCGAGGTCGCCGACCGGACGGACGACCTCGCCGTCGTGCACCTGCCGGCCGGGTCCATCACCGAGACGCCGCAGGACGCCGCCGCCGTCCGCGAGACGCCGCACGGCCGCGACCTCTTCCTGCCGCGCGCCTCCCTGGAGGACTTCGCCGCCGCGCACGGCCCCGCGATCGGTGTACTGGCCCTGGAGGCGCTGCGCGTCGAGGCGCACCGGCCGCGGCTCGGCCTGGAGACCGACCACCGCACCATCCCGCACGAGCTGGGCTGGATCGGCACGGCCGTGCACCTCCAGAAGGGCTGCTACCGCGGCCAGGAGACCGTCGCCCGCGTCCACAACCTGGGGAAGCCGCCGCGCCGGCTGGTCTTCCTGCACCTGGACGGCAGCGAGGTGAAGCTGCCGGGCCACGGCGCGCCGGTCCGGCTCGCCGCCGACGGCCCCGAGGGGCGCCAGGTCGGCTTCGTCACGACGTCGGCCCGCCACCACGAGCTGGGCCCGATCGCCCTGGCGCTGGTCAAGCGGAACGTGAAGGCGGACGCCGAGCTGCTGGCCGACACCACGGCGGCGGCCCAGGAGGTCGTGGTCGAGCCGTAG
- a CDS encoding RsiG family protein: MLPAGPAQPRPPLQRDRFRPAPRPDLSGRGLPEIRKLRRDAQQEEADLSYVRRLLQGRIDILRAEAARRAAPQTTVLDRLPEILTDEPSRHRSSARHVTVGTPHSEEYRRLAEDMLGEVELSDLSARTDTELREAMGRLVQYEQQVSLRRQSLQRTADDCSAEIARRYREGEAQVDDLLS; this comes from the coding sequence ATGCTCCCCGCAGGCCCGGCACAGCCCCGCCCCCCGCTGCAACGCGACCGCTTCCGTCCGGCCCCCCGGCCCGACCTCTCGGGCCGCGGCCTGCCCGAGATCCGCAAGCTGCGCCGGGACGCGCAGCAGGAGGAGGCCGACCTCAGCTACGTACGGCGGCTGCTCCAGGGCCGCATCGACATCCTGCGCGCCGAGGCCGCCCGGCGCGCCGCGCCGCAGACCACGGTCCTGGACCGGCTGCCGGAGATCCTGACCGACGAGCCGTCGCGGCACCGCTCCTCGGCCCGGCACGTGACGGTCGGAACCCCGCACAGCGAGGAGTACCGCCGGCTGGCCGAGGACATGCTCGGCGAGGTCGAGCTGTCCGACCTGTCGGCGCGTACGGACACCGAGCTGCGGGAGGCGATGGGCCGGCTGGTCCAGTACGAGCAGCAGGTCTCGCTGCGCCGCCAGTCCCTGCAGCGCACGGCCGACGATTGCAGCGCCGAGATCGCCCGCAGGTACCGTGAAGGGGAAGCACAAGTAGACGACCTGCTCTCCTGA
- a CDS encoding sulfurtransferase, giving the protein MSRSDVLVDADWVEAHIDDPKVVIVEVDEDTSAYDKNHIKNAVRIDWQQDLQDPVRRDFVDQEGFEKLLSEKGIANDDTVVLYGGNNNWFASYAYWYFKLYGHQDVKLLDGGRKKWELDSRDLVDGSQVPNRAKTEYKAKPQDTSIRAFRDDVVNAIGNKNLVDVRSPDEFSGKLLAPAHLPQEQSQRPGHVPSARNIPWSKNANDDGTFKSDEELKALYEDEQVDLAKDTIAYCRIGERSALTWFVLHELLGQENVKNYDGSWTEYGSLVGVPIELGANK; this is encoded by the coding sequence ATGAGCCGTAGCGACGTCCTCGTCGACGCCGACTGGGTCGAGGCCCACATCGACGACCCCAAGGTGGTCATCGTCGAGGTGGACGAGGACACCTCGGCCTACGACAAGAACCACATCAAGAACGCGGTCCGTATCGACTGGCAGCAGGACCTGCAGGACCCGGTGCGTCGTGACTTCGTCGACCAGGAGGGCTTCGAGAAGCTCCTGTCGGAGAAGGGCATCGCCAACGACGACACCGTCGTCCTCTACGGCGGCAACAACAACTGGTTCGCGTCCTACGCCTACTGGTACTTCAAGCTCTACGGCCACCAGGACGTCAAGCTCCTCGACGGCGGCCGCAAGAAGTGGGAGCTGGACTCCCGCGACCTGGTCGACGGCTCGCAGGTGCCGAACCGCGCGAAGACCGAGTACAAGGCCAAGCCGCAGGACACCTCCATCCGCGCCTTCCGCGACGATGTCGTGAACGCGATCGGCAACAAGAACCTGGTGGACGTCCGCTCCCCCGACGAGTTCAGCGGCAAGCTGCTCGCCCCGGCGCACCTCCCGCAGGAGCAGTCGCAGCGCCCCGGCCACGTGCCGAGCGCCCGCAACATCCCGTGGTCGAAGAACGCCAACGACGACGGCACCTTCAAGTCCGACGAGGAGCTCAAGGCCCTCTACGAGGACGAGCAGGTCGACCTGGCCAAGGACACCATCGCCTACTGCCGCATCGGTGAGCGCTCCGCGCTGACCTGGTTCGTGCTGCACGAGCTGCTGGGCCAGGAGAACGTCAAGAACTACGACGGCTCCTGGACCGAGTACGGCTCGCTGGTGGGCGTGCCGATCGAGCTCGGCGCCAACAAGTAA
- a CDS encoding DUF3099 domain-containing protein, producing the protein MSVQRRHRRYYAMMATCIALFVLAWGVVRLWSVPAAVAMCVVAMVIPPFAAIVANRREPGERWWDESGDPESDRWWRELDDKDRRR; encoded by the coding sequence ATGTCCGTCCAGCGCCGTCATCGCAGGTACTACGCCATGATGGCCACCTGCATCGCGCTCTTCGTCCTGGCGTGGGGCGTCGTGCGGCTGTGGTCCGTGCCCGCCGCGGTGGCGATGTGCGTCGTCGCGATGGTCATCCCGCCCTTCGCGGCGATCGTCGCCAACCGCAGAGAGCCGGGCGAACGCTGGTGGGACGAGTCCGGCGACCCGGAGTCCGACCGCTGGTGGCGCGAGCTGGACGACAAGGACCGCCGCCGGTGA
- a CDS encoding ABC transporter ATP-binding protein has protein sequence MLVRLAMAHLRPHRRSISLIVVLQLVQTLATLYLPTLNAEIIDNGVVKGDTGYILRAGGFMVAVTLLQIVCAIGAVYFGARTAMALGRDIRAAVFDRVQSFSARELGSFGAPSLITRTTNDVQQVQMLVLMTFTMMVSAPIMMIGGVVMALDQDVQLSALLLVIVPVLGVLVALIVRGMRPLFRGVQERIDTVNRVLREQITGIRVIRAFVRDQHERTRFEKANTDLYDVSLRAGRLMSTMFPLVMLIGNASSVAVVWFGGHRIDSGGMEIGALTAFLSYLMYILMSIMMATFMVMMLPRAEVCAERIQEVLATDTSVTPPAAGVTELRRHGELELRNVEFRFPGAEEPVLKDVSLVARPGETTAVIGSTGSGKSTLLGLVPRLFDATGGTVLVDGEDVRDLDPRTLSDAIGLVPQKPYLFSGTVASNLRYGRPDATDEELWHALETAQARDFVERMEGGLEASIAQGGSNVSGGQRQRLAIARALVRKPEIYLFDDSFSALDYATDAALRAALARETGRATVVIVAQRVSTIRNADRIVVLDEGRVVGTGTHAELMADNETYREIVLSQLTEQEAA, from the coding sequence GTGCTGGTCCGACTCGCCATGGCGCATTTGCGCCCCCACAGACGTTCGATATCCCTGATCGTGGTACTCCAGCTCGTCCAGACGCTGGCCACGCTGTATCTCCCGACCCTCAACGCCGAGATCATCGACAACGGTGTCGTCAAGGGCGACACCGGTTACATCCTTCGCGCCGGCGGCTTCATGGTCGCCGTGACGCTGCTGCAGATCGTCTGCGCGATCGGCGCCGTCTACTTCGGTGCCCGTACGGCCATGGCCCTGGGCCGGGACATCCGGGCCGCCGTCTTCGACCGGGTGCAGTCCTTCTCCGCGCGGGAGCTCGGCTCCTTCGGCGCGCCCTCGCTCATCACGCGCACCACCAACGACGTCCAGCAGGTCCAGATGCTGGTGCTGATGACGTTCACGATGATGGTCTCGGCGCCCATCATGATGATCGGCGGCGTCGTCATGGCGCTCGACCAGGACGTGCAGCTCTCCGCCCTGCTGCTGGTCATCGTGCCCGTACTGGGCGTGCTGGTGGCGCTGATCGTACGGGGGATGCGGCCGCTCTTCCGGGGCGTGCAGGAGCGCATCGACACCGTCAACCGCGTGCTGCGCGAGCAGATCACCGGTATCCGGGTCATCCGCGCCTTCGTCCGGGACCAGCACGAACGGACCCGCTTCGAGAAGGCCAACACCGACCTCTACGACGTCTCGCTGCGCGCCGGCCGGCTGATGTCGACGATGTTCCCGCTGGTCATGCTGATCGGGAACGCCTCCAGCGTGGCCGTCGTCTGGTTCGGCGGACACCGCATCGACAGCGGCGGCATGGAGATCGGCGCGCTGACGGCCTTCCTCAGCTACCTGATGTACATCCTGATGTCGATCATGATGGCGACGTTCATGGTCATGATGCTGCCGCGCGCCGAGGTCTGTGCCGAGCGCATCCAGGAGGTGCTGGCCACCGACACCAGCGTGACCCCGCCCGCCGCCGGCGTCACCGAGCTGCGCCGGCACGGCGAACTGGAGCTCCGGAACGTAGAGTTCCGCTTCCCCGGCGCCGAGGAGCCGGTCCTCAAGGACGTCTCCCTCGTCGCCCGGCCCGGCGAGACCACCGCCGTCATCGGCTCCACCGGCAGCGGCAAGTCCACCCTCCTCGGCCTGGTGCCCCGGCTGTTCGACGCGACCGGCGGCACGGTGCTGGTGGACGGCGAGGACGTACGGGACCTGGACCCGCGCACCCTCTCCGACGCCATCGGCCTGGTACCGCAGAAGCCGTACCTCTTCTCCGGGACCGTCGCGAGCAACCTGCGCTACGGCAGGCCCGACGCCACCGACGAGGAGCTGTGGCACGCGCTGGAGACCGCGCAGGCCCGCGACTTCGTCGAGCGGATGGAGGGCGGCCTGGAGGCCTCGATCGCGCAGGGCGGCAGCAATGTCTCCGGCGGGCAGCGGCAGCGCCTGGCCATCGCCCGCGCGCTGGTCCGCAAGCCCGAGATCTACCTCTTCGACGACTCCTTCTCCGCGCTGGACTACGCCACCGACGCCGCCCTGCGGGCCGCGCTGGCCCGCGAGACCGGCCGGGCGACCGTGGTGATCGTCGCGCAGCGGGTGTCCACCATCCGCAACGCAGACCGGATCGTGGTCCTGGACGAGGGCCGCGTCGTCGGCACCGGTACCCACGCCGAGCTGATGGCGGACAACGAGACGTACCGGGAGATCGTGCTCTCCCAGCTCACCGAGCAGGAGGCGGCGTGA
- a CDS encoding Fur family transcriptional regulator, whose translation MVTTDWQSDLRKRGYRLTPQRQLVLEAVDRLEHATPDEILTEVRKTAGGVNISTVYRTLELLEELGLVSHAHLGHGAPTYHLADRHHHIHLVCRDCTDVIEADLSVAAPFRETLQDMFGFDTDLKHFAIFGRCRKCTAKASEADAAPAADSG comes from the coding sequence GTGGTGACCACCGACTGGCAGAGCGACCTCCGCAAGCGCGGATACCGTCTGACGCCCCAGCGGCAGCTCGTGCTGGAGGCGGTCGACCGGCTGGAGCACGCCACGCCCGACGAGATCCTCACCGAGGTACGCAAGACGGCGGGCGGCGTCAACATCTCCACGGTCTACCGCACCCTGGAGCTGCTGGAGGAACTGGGCCTGGTCAGCCATGCCCACCTCGGACACGGCGCGCCCACCTACCACCTCGCCGACCGGCACCACCACATCCACCTGGTGTGCCGGGACTGCACGGACGTGATCGAGGCCGACCTGTCGGTGGCGGCGCCCTTCCGGGAGACGCTGCAGGACATGTTCGGCTTCGACACGGACCTGAAGCACTTCGCGATCTTCGGCCGGTGCCGGAAGTGCACCGCCAAGGCCTCCGAGGCCGACGCGGCGCCGGCGGCGGACTCCGGCTGA
- a CDS encoding LmeA family phospholipid-binding protein, which produces MRALRRLLVLLVVVGVLFVAADRLAVDFAEDKAAEKIRGSLGLSGTPQVSVKGFPFLTQVASGTLTQVDASLGGIEATAEGHRLRVTELSAQFHDVKLSSDYTSIEGAASATGEARISYADLTKAAGEGVRISYGGAGGGKSQVKISPDVPVLSSLDVVGTVSTVGGDTIRLRADELPALCTAVPGCEDKVRARTDHDWKLDELPAGLKLDRVTTTRDGIVLSATGTDVELPG; this is translated from the coding sequence ATGCGTGCTCTGAGAAGGCTCTTGGTGCTGTTGGTCGTCGTCGGGGTGCTGTTCGTGGCCGCCGACCGGCTGGCGGTCGACTTCGCCGAGGACAAGGCGGCCGAGAAGATCCGCGGCAGCCTGGGGCTGAGCGGGACGCCGCAGGTCTCGGTCAAGGGCTTCCCCTTCCTGACGCAGGTGGCGAGCGGCACCCTCACCCAGGTCGACGCCTCGCTCGGCGGCATCGAGGCCACCGCGGAGGGCCACCGGCTGCGGGTCACCGAGCTGTCGGCACAGTTCCACGACGTAAAGCTGAGCAGCGACTACACCTCCATCGAGGGCGCGGCGTCCGCGACCGGCGAGGCCCGGATCAGCTATGCCGACCTGACCAAGGCGGCGGGTGAGGGCGTCCGCATCTCGTACGGCGGCGCCGGCGGCGGCAAGAGCCAGGTCAAGATCTCGCCGGACGTCCCCGTGCTCAGCTCGCTCGACGTGGTCGGCACCGTCTCCACGGTGGGCGGCGACACGATACGACTGCGCGCCGACGAGCTTCCGGCGCTGTGCACCGCGGTCCCCGGCTGCGAGGACAAGGTGCGGGCCCGTACGGACCACGACTGGAAGCTGGACGAGCTGCCGGCCGGGCTGAAGCTCGACCGCGTGACGACCACCCGGGACGGCATAGTGCTCTCCGCGACGGGCACCGACGTCGAACTGCCGGGCTGA
- a CDS encoding MoaD/ThiS family protein, translating to MRYWAAAKAAAGTAEEPYAASTLAEALEAARAAHAANPEFARVLMRCSFLVDGTAVGARDHAAVPLSQGGTVEVLPPFAGG from the coding sequence GTGCGCTACTGGGCGGCGGCGAAGGCCGCGGCCGGCACGGCCGAGGAGCCGTACGCCGCGAGCACGCTCGCCGAGGCGCTGGAGGCGGCGCGCGCGGCACACGCGGCGAACCCGGAGTTCGCCCGCGTCCTCATGCGCTGCTCGTTCCTCGTGGACGGCACCGCGGTCGGCGCCCGCGACCACGCCGCGGTCCCACTGTCCCAGGGCGGCACCGTCGAGGTCCTCCCGCCGTTCGCGGGAGGATGA
- a CDS encoding DUF1416 domain-containing protein — translation MCGAQAGGPDASTIKPGETTIQGSVTKDGEPVTGYVRLLDSTGEFTAEVPTSATGQFRFYAAEGTWTLRALVPGGTADRTVVAQKGGLAEVAIAV, via the coding sequence ATGTGTGGAGCACAGGCCGGCGGCCCCGACGCGTCGACCATCAAGCCCGGTGAGACCACGATCCAGGGCAGCGTGACCAAGGACGGCGAGCCCGTCACCGGTTACGTCCGCCTGCTGGACAGCACCGGCGAGTTCACCGCCGAGGTCCCCACCTCGGCCACCGGACAGTTCCGCTTCTACGCGGCCGAGGGCACCTGGACGCTGCGCGCGCTCGTCCCCGGCGGCACCGCCGACCGCACCGTGGTCGCCCAGAAGGGCGGGCTGGCAGAGGTCGCCATCGCCGTCTGA
- the dtd gene encoding D-aminoacyl-tRNA deacylase, giving the protein MRAVVQRVNGARVDVAGETVGEIVGEGLCVLVGVTHDDTPEKAAQLARKLWSVRILDGEKSCSDTGAGLLVISQFTLYGDARKGRRPTWNAAAPGPVAEPLVDEVVAQLRALGAHVETGRFGADMKVSLTNDGPFTVLVEV; this is encoded by the coding sequence ATGCGAGCAGTGGTGCAGAGGGTGAACGGCGCACGCGTCGACGTGGCCGGTGAGACGGTCGGCGAGATCGTCGGGGAGGGGCTGTGCGTCCTGGTCGGCGTGACGCACGACGACACCCCGGAGAAGGCCGCGCAGCTGGCCCGCAAGCTGTGGTCGGTACGCATCCTCGACGGCGAGAAGTCGTGCTCGGACACGGGCGCCGGGCTGCTGGTGATCAGCCAGTTCACGCTCTACGGGGACGCCCGGAAGGGGCGTCGGCCCACGTGGAACGCCGCGGCTCCCGGGCCCGTTGCCGAGCCGCTGGTCGACGAGGTCGTCGCGCAGCTGCGGGCGCTCGGCGCGCACGTGGAGACGGGCCGGTTCGGCGCGGACATGAAGGTCTCGCTGACGAACGACGGCCCGTTCACGGTGCTCGTGGAGGTGTAG
- a CDS encoding FABP family protein — translation MIEIPSDLNPALVPLAFLLGNWEGAGVADFPGTEKCNFGQEVTFTHDGRDFLEYTSHSWVLDGEGKKVRPLETESGYWRVDKDRKVEIVMIRDQGVVEVWYGELADQKPQIDLATDAVARTEASGPYSGGKRLYGYVNGDLMWVGEKATPDVPLRPYMSAHLKKVADAGLKEWAESLPEDMPDGVSFFNADGTPYKP, via the coding sequence ATGATCGAGATCCCGTCCGACCTGAACCCGGCCCTCGTACCGCTGGCCTTCCTCCTGGGCAACTGGGAGGGCGCGGGCGTCGCCGACTTCCCCGGCACCGAGAAGTGCAACTTCGGGCAGGAGGTCACCTTCACCCACGACGGGCGTGACTTCCTGGAGTACACCTCGCACAGCTGGGTGCTCGACGGGGAGGGCAAGAAGGTCCGCCCGCTGGAGACCGAGAGCGGCTACTGGCGCGTCGACAAGGACCGCAAGGTCGAGATCGTCATGATCCGCGACCAGGGCGTCGTCGAGGTCTGGTACGGCGAGCTGGCCGACCAGAAGCCGCAGATCGACCTGGCGACGGACGCCGTGGCCCGCACCGAGGCCTCGGGCCCGTACAGCGGCGGCAAGCGGCTGTACGGCTACGTCAACGGCGACCTGATGTGGGTCGGCGAGAAGGCCACGCCGGACGTGCCGCTGCGCCCGTACATGTCGGCCCACCTCAAGAAGGTCGCGGACGCCGGCCTCAAGGAGTGGGCGGAGAGCCTCCCCGAGGACATGCCCGACGGAGTTTCCTTCTTCAACGCGGACGGCACGCCCTACAAGCCGTAA